In Pectobacterium aroidearum, the following are encoded in one genomic region:
- a CDS encoding DUF1283 family protein → MNHYSFSSLIRAFIPLSLVIVSAAWQPAALADTRHIIVDSGDSTLSKEAARQSKEQWDSTRSLRNKVNSRVEKEFDKTEKAIDGREKCNASYNVNAYWENTTDRCLDRRTGRPVTP, encoded by the coding sequence ATGAACCACTACTCTTTTTCTTCTTTGATTCGGGCCTTCATCCCGCTTTCTCTGGTTATCGTTTCCGCTGCCTGGCAGCCTGCCGCTCTGGCAGATACGCGCCATATCATTGTCGACTCCGGCGACAGCACCTTGTCGAAAGAAGCGGCGCGTCAAAGCAAAGAGCAATGGGACTCAACCCGCTCACTGCGTAATAAAGTGAATAGCCGCGTTGAGAAAGAATTCGATAAAACGGAAAAAGCCATTGATGGGCGTGAAAAATGCAACGCCAGCTACAACGTCAATGCTTACTGGGAAAACACGACCGATCGCTGTCTCGATCGTCGTACTGGTCGCCCGGTTACCCCTTGA
- a CDS encoding MFS transporter → MSNLPSSAPNDWPLSTADDADDITLRTSGKTPYIARGTPQFMRVTLALFSAGLATFALLYCVQPLLPVLSQDFGISPATSSLSLSVSTVMLAFGLLFTGPLSDTIGRKNVMVVSLMLAALCTVICAFMTSWNGILTMRAMIGLSLSGVAAVAMSYLSEEIHPSVLAFSMGLYISGNSIGGMSGRLVSGVLTDYFPWRVAIGTIGVLALIAAITFWRILPESRHFRPGSLRPKTLLLNSKLHWRDAGLPLLFLQGFLLMGAFVTLFNYIGYRLLAPPYLLSQAVVGLLSVVYLTGSYSSPKAGALTARYGRGPVLSISILLMLTGLGITALTPVFAIFGGMMLFTAGFFAAHSVASSWIGQRARRAKGQASSMYLFSYYLGSSLAGTLGGFFWHSFGWTGITVFLSALLLLALGVSLILKKRL, encoded by the coding sequence GTGAGTAACCTGCCATCTTCTGCACCGAACGACTGGCCCCTTTCTACGGCCGACGATGCGGATGATATTACCCTGAGAACTTCGGGAAAAACGCCTTATATTGCTCGTGGTACGCCACAATTTATGCGCGTCACGCTGGCGCTGTTTTCAGCCGGATTAGCGACGTTTGCGCTGCTGTATTGTGTACAGCCCTTGCTGCCTGTGCTCTCTCAGGATTTCGGTATTTCGCCGGCTACCAGTAGCTTGTCGCTTTCCGTATCGACGGTAATGCTGGCGTTTGGGCTACTGTTCACCGGCCCGCTCTCCGACACCATCGGTCGTAAGAATGTCATGGTCGTCTCTTTAATGCTGGCCGCGCTCTGTACCGTGATTTGCGCATTTATGACCAGTTGGAACGGTATATTGACCATGCGGGCGATGATTGGCCTGTCGCTAAGCGGCGTCGCGGCGGTCGCCATGAGCTACCTGAGTGAAGAAATTCATCCCAGCGTGCTGGCGTTCTCGATGGGGTTATATATCAGCGGCAACTCGATTGGCGGTATGAGCGGACGTCTGGTGAGCGGCGTCTTGACGGACTATTTCCCGTGGCGGGTTGCCATCGGCACGATCGGCGTACTGGCACTCATTGCGGCGATAACATTCTGGCGTATTCTGCCCGAATCCCGCCATTTCCGCCCCGGATCGCTACGACCGAAAACGCTGCTGCTGAATAGCAAATTACACTGGCGCGATGCGGGATTACCGCTGCTGTTCCTTCAGGGATTTTTACTGATGGGCGCGTTCGTTACTCTGTTTAATTACATTGGGTATCGGCTGTTAGCCCCACCGTATTTACTCAGTCAGGCGGTAGTTGGCTTACTTTCCGTGGTTTATCTCACCGGAAGTTACAGCTCGCCAAAAGCCGGAGCATTAACGGCTCGCTACGGACGCGGCCCCGTACTCAGCATTTCTATCCTCCTGATGCTGACAGGTCTGGGAATAACGGCACTGACGCCGGTATTTGCTATCTTTGGTGGGATGATGCTCTTTACCGCTGGCTTCTTCGCTGCACACTCGGTGGCAAGCAGTTGGATTGGCCAACGGGCACGGCGCGCGAAAGGTCAGGCGTCATCCATGTATCTCTTTTCTTACTATCTTGGCTCGAGTCTGGCTGGTACGCTCGGGGGATTCTTCTGGCATTCATTTGGCTGGACGGGCATCACCGTATTTCTGAGCGCACTCTTACTGCTCGCGCTGGGAGTCAGCCTGATACTCAAAAAACGGCTTTAA
- the ydfG gene encoding bifunctional NADP-dependent 3-hydroxy acid dehydrogenase/3-hydroxypropionate dehydrogenase YdfG, whose amino-acid sequence MIIFVTGATAGFGESITRKFISAGHKVIATGRRQERLDALKAELGDALYTVKLDVRDRQAIEQAVAALPAEWRAIDVLVNNAGLALGLEPAHKASVDDWENMIDTNNKGLVFMTRALLPAMVERNIGHVINIGSTAGNWPYAGGNVYGASKAFVQQFSLGLRADLSGTRIRVTNIEPGLVGGTEFSAVRFKGNDEKVSKTYDNTTPLTAEDVSEAVFWVATLPAHVNINTLEMMPVSQSFAGLSVHREG is encoded by the coding sequence ATGATTATTTTTGTTACCGGTGCAACGGCTGGGTTTGGTGAGTCAATTACGCGTAAATTTATTAGTGCGGGCCATAAAGTGATTGCGACGGGCCGCCGTCAGGAACGTCTGGATGCGCTGAAGGCAGAACTGGGCGATGCGCTGTATACGGTAAAACTGGACGTGCGCGATCGTCAGGCGATTGAACAAGCCGTTGCCGCCCTGCCGGCTGAATGGCGGGCGATTGATGTGCTGGTGAACAACGCTGGACTGGCGCTGGGTCTGGAACCTGCGCATAAAGCGTCGGTAGACGATTGGGAAAATATGATCGATACCAATAACAAAGGGCTAGTGTTCATGACGCGCGCGCTGCTGCCAGCGATGGTGGAACGTAATATCGGTCACGTCATTAACATCGGCTCTACCGCAGGAAACTGGCCATACGCAGGCGGTAACGTGTACGGCGCCAGCAAGGCGTTCGTGCAGCAGTTTAGCCTGGGATTGCGTGCTGATCTGTCTGGCACCCGAATTCGCGTAACGAATATCGAACCGGGTCTGGTCGGTGGAACCGAGTTCTCTGCCGTACGCTTCAAAGGCAATGATGAAAAAGTCAGTAAAACCTATGACAACACTACGCCGCTGACAGCTGAAGATGTGTCTGAGGCCGTTTTCTGGGTGGCTACCCTGCCAGCGCACGTCAACATCAACACGCTGGAAATGATGCCGGTCAGCCAGTCTTTTGCTGGGTTAAGTGTACACCGCGAAGGTTAA
- a CDS encoding DUF1161 domain-containing protein, producing the protein MKKTVILGTALFLVAPLAALASCESVKADIAQKIIANGVPESGFTLDIVPNDQVNQAGGLVVGHCENDSHKIVYTRHAEGDANTGNASAPAEGQPTTTP; encoded by the coding sequence ATGAAAAAAACCGTCATTTTGGGTACCGCGTTATTCCTGGTCGCTCCATTGGCTGCACTGGCATCTTGCGAGAGCGTGAAAGCAGATATTGCTCAGAAAATCATCGCCAATGGCGTGCCAGAATCCGGTTTTACGCTGGATATTGTCCCGAACGATCAGGTGAATCAAGCCGGTGGTCTGGTGGTGGGTCACTGTGAAAATGATTCGCACAAGATTGTTTACACTCGCCATGCTGAAGGCGACGCCAATACGGGAAATGCATCTGCACCCGCAGAAGGCCAGCCGACCACAACACCGTAA
- a CDS encoding glycosyl transferase: MSEFYQDGIITNFHNLTQRKTEELEYELQVFSGQSSMGLILPSLYSELEGPALSHIIDQLSQVSYLGEIVIGLDRADREQFLYARQFFSRLPHRHRILWNDGPRLKALSDELAEKSLAPQEPGKGRNVWFCVGYTLASRRSACVALHDCDVVTYDRAMLARLLYPVANPHFNYDFCKGYYARVAEGKLNGRVGRLLVYPLLKSLQKVYGNSDYLDYMRSYRYPLSGEFAMRTTILNNLRIPSDWGLEIGVLSEIHRGTATRRICQVDIADRYDHKHQPMSEDDPNAGLQRMAADITKALYRKLAILGVNITSDSFRVLRATYYRTALDMIDAFEHDARMNGLSFDRHKEESAVELFSDVITHAGHVYSDSPGDKPFVPSWNRVQSAFPDILERLYAAVEADNQET, translated from the coding sequence ATGAGCGAATTTTATCAAGATGGCATCATTACCAATTTTCACAATCTCACCCAGAGAAAGACGGAAGAGCTGGAGTATGAACTTCAGGTATTTTCCGGACAAAGCAGCATGGGGTTGATTCTGCCTTCGCTGTATTCTGAGCTGGAAGGTCCCGCGCTGAGCCACATTATCGACCAGCTCTCTCAGGTTTCTTACCTTGGTGAAATTGTGATTGGGTTGGATCGCGCCGATCGGGAGCAATTTCTTTACGCACGACAGTTTTTCTCTCGCCTGCCACACCGGCACCGTATTCTGTGGAACGATGGCCCACGCCTGAAAGCGCTCAGCGATGAACTGGCAGAGAAATCGCTGGCACCACAGGAGCCCGGTAAAGGCCGCAATGTCTGGTTTTGCGTCGGCTATACGTTGGCATCGCGCCGTTCAGCCTGTGTTGCCCTACATGACTGTGACGTTGTCACGTATGATCGGGCAATGCTGGCTCGCCTGCTCTATCCCGTAGCGAATCCGCACTTTAATTATGATTTCTGCAAAGGCTATTACGCCCGCGTCGCTGAAGGAAAACTGAATGGCCGTGTGGGACGTCTGCTGGTTTATCCGTTACTGAAATCGCTGCAAAAGGTTTATGGCAATTCCGACTATCTGGATTACATGCGCAGTTATCGCTATCCGCTTTCTGGCGAGTTTGCGATGCGCACCACCATTCTGAACAACCTGCGTATTCCGAGTGATTGGGGGCTGGAAATTGGCGTGCTGTCAGAAATTCATCGCGGCACCGCTACCCGCCGTATTTGTCAGGTAGATATCGCGGATCGCTACGACCATAAACATCAGCCGATGTCTGAAGATGACCCGAACGCAGGGTTACAGCGCATGGCAGCGGATATCACCAAAGCGCTGTATCGCAAGCTGGCGATTCTCGGCGTGAATATCACCTCGGATTCTTTCCGCGTCCTGCGGGCGACCTACTATCGTACCGCTCTTGATATGATCGATGCTTTCGAACATGACGCGCGCATGAACGGCCTGAGTTTCGATCGTCATAAAGAGGAATCCGCTGTGGAGCTCTTCTCTGATGTGATCACCCATGCTGGCCATGTTTATAGTGATAGCCCAGGCGATAAACCCTTTGTCCCTAGCTGGAACCGCGTGCAGTCGGCTTTTCCCGATATCCTCGAACGACTGTACGCTGCGGTAGAAGCCGACAATCAGGAAACATAA
- a CDS encoding LysR family transcriptional regulator: MSIELRHLRYFIAVAEELHFGRAAERLRISQPPLSQQIQILEEQVGAKLLARNNRNVQLTPAGEMFLKEAWSIISQVDQAAERASRIQRGEIGELTIGFTSSAPFIKKISSSLLRFRQTYPEVHIQMMELNTKQQIEPLLNGKLDIGIMRNNPLPDALDHQLLLREPLIAVVQESHPLAQQAAGRAINITQLANEPFVFFSRAVGTALYDDTLTLLKRYGISPYITQEVGEAMTIVGLVSAGLGVSILPASFLRIRVDGVKYLLLEEEDATTEVWLVTARHHPQSAAAKMLMSLMLGG; the protein is encoded by the coding sequence ATGAGTATCGAACTACGTCACCTTCGCTATTTTATTGCGGTCGCTGAAGAGCTGCATTTTGGTCGAGCCGCAGAAAGATTACGCATTTCACAGCCGCCACTGAGCCAGCAGATTCAAATTCTGGAGGAGCAGGTGGGAGCGAAACTGCTGGCGCGCAATAACCGTAATGTCCAGCTTACTCCGGCGGGCGAGATGTTCCTGAAAGAAGCCTGGTCGATTATCAGCCAGGTTGATCAAGCGGCTGAGCGAGCGTCCCGCATTCAACGCGGCGAAATTGGGGAATTAACGATTGGTTTTACCTCGTCCGCGCCGTTTATCAAAAAGATCTCCAGCAGCCTGCTGCGCTTTCGTCAAACGTACCCGGAAGTGCATATTCAGATGATGGAGCTCAACACCAAGCAGCAAATTGAACCGCTGCTGAACGGTAAGCTCGATATCGGCATTATGCGCAATAACCCGCTGCCGGACGCGCTGGATCATCAGTTGTTATTACGTGAACCGCTGATTGCCGTCGTGCAGGAATCCCATCCCTTAGCTCAGCAGGCCGCTGGGCGGGCAATCAATATCACACAGTTGGCGAATGAACCGTTCGTTTTCTTCTCTCGTGCGGTGGGAACCGCACTGTATGACGACACGCTGACGCTGCTGAAACGCTATGGCATCAGCCCCTACATTACGCAAGAAGTGGGTGAGGCGATGACTATCGTCGGGCTGGTGTCGGCGGGGTTAGGCGTATCCATTTTGCCGGCATCGTTTTTGCGTATTCGGGTCGATGGCGTGAAATATTTGCTGCTGGAAGAAGAGGACGCCACAACGGAAGTCTGGCTGGTTACCGCGCGGCATCATCCGCAAAGCGCGGCGGCGAAAATGTTAATGTCGCTGATGTTGGGCGGATAA
- the bioD gene encoding dethiobiotin synthase, with translation MLKRIFVTGTDTAVGKTVVSKALLQKLALAGKSVAGYKPIAKGCEETEAGLRNKDALLLQAASTLELPYNMVNPIALREDEISASEGTIDYCTMTQGLRHMSEAADIVVVEGTGGWRTVMNDLRPYSEWVVQEQLPVVLVVGIKLGCISHALLTAQAIINDGLPLVGWVANRINPGLANYAEIIHVLRKKIPAPQLGELPYLPRAEQRDLSPYIDLSAVSN, from the coding sequence ATGTTGAAACGTATTTTTGTCACTGGTACTGATACCGCCGTTGGCAAAACAGTGGTATCCAAGGCGCTACTGCAAAAACTAGCGCTGGCAGGCAAATCGGTTGCGGGCTACAAACCGATAGCGAAAGGGTGCGAAGAGACGGAAGCGGGCCTGCGTAATAAAGATGCACTGCTGCTACAGGCGGCTTCCACACTGGAATTGCCCTATAACATGGTTAACCCCATCGCTCTGCGAGAGGATGAAATCAGCGCCAGTGAAGGAACGATTGATTACTGCACGATGACGCAGGGTTTGCGCCACATGAGCGAGGCGGCGGATATCGTGGTGGTCGAAGGCACGGGCGGATGGCGAACTGTCATGAACGATCTGCGTCCGTATTCCGAATGGGTCGTACAGGAACAACTGCCCGTTGTGCTGGTTGTTGGCATCAAACTGGGCTGTATCAGCCATGCGTTGCTGACGGCGCAGGCAATCATCAACGATGGTTTGCCGCTGGTTGGCTGGGTTGCTAACCGTATTAACCCCGGTCTGGCGAATTACGCCGAAATCATTCACGTTCTGCGGAAAAAAATTCCGGCACCGCAACTGGGCGAGCTGCCTTACTTACCGCGTGCCGAACAGCGGGATCTCTCGCCTTATATCGATCTTTCTGCCGTCAGTAATTAA
- a CDS encoding MDR family MFS transporter: MKTENNQKQTPVPHRHWILIACMLAMFTAAIEVTIVATALPTIIADLGGFSLLGWVFAGYLLTQSISIPIYGRLADLYGRKKIFFFGMMVFLLGSVLCGFSTQMGWLIVFRTLQGLGAGAITPIAFTIVADVYSSTERPKIQGYLSSVWGVSAIIGPLLGAFIVQHFNWALVFWVNVPIGLFSIFLLARYLPTINAVRQHQLDWVGAFYLVVSVASLLMALLQAEVFGYWVIPLLAISAVGCILLVRQEKRTAEPLFPLALWRNRVIIAGNLGGLVVGAAMMGVSAFLPTFIQGVMGKTPLEAGSILAMMSIGWPLASTLSGRLMLWTSYRFTAMLGGIVLIIGSLTLLTVQPDSNLMWARLAAFLIGSGMGLSSTTFLVSIQNSVDYSIRGIATASAMFTRMLGSALGTAILGATLNINLHWRLPDVSDPLQTLMDPAKRILLSVNQLDTLASQVASSIHGVFIVSALIAAITLLSARMIPASQRPGQVETREK, translated from the coding sequence ATGAAAACAGAGAATAACCAGAAACAAACGCCTGTTCCGCATCGCCACTGGATTTTGATTGCCTGTATGCTGGCCATGTTTACGGCGGCGATTGAAGTGACGATTGTCGCCACGGCGCTGCCCACCATCATCGCGGATTTAGGCGGATTCTCCCTATTAGGATGGGTTTTTGCGGGTTATTTGCTGACACAATCAATCAGCATTCCGATTTATGGCCGCCTTGCCGATCTCTATGGCCGCAAAAAGATTTTCTTCTTCGGCATGATGGTATTCCTGCTGGGATCGGTTCTGTGCGGATTTTCGACACAGATGGGCTGGCTGATTGTCTTCCGTACCTTGCAAGGGTTGGGCGCAGGCGCGATAACCCCGATTGCATTCACCATTGTTGCCGATGTATACAGCTCGACCGAACGCCCGAAAATACAGGGTTATCTATCCAGCGTGTGGGGTGTTTCCGCGATTATCGGCCCGCTGTTGGGCGCGTTTATCGTCCAACACTTCAACTGGGCACTGGTTTTCTGGGTCAATGTGCCGATTGGGCTATTTTCCATCTTCCTGCTGGCTCGTTACCTGCCGACGATCAACGCCGTGCGCCAGCACCAGTTGGACTGGGTGGGGGCGTTCTATCTGGTTGTGTCCGTCGCCAGCCTGCTGATGGCACTGCTACAGGCTGAGGTGTTTGGCTACTGGGTAATCCCGCTGCTTGCGATTTCTGCGGTGGGCTGCATCCTGCTGGTTCGACAGGAAAAACGTACGGCTGAGCCGCTGTTCCCGCTGGCACTCTGGCGCAATCGGGTCATTATCGCCGGTAATCTCGGGGGATTAGTCGTCGGGGCTGCGATGATGGGCGTGAGCGCTTTTCTGCCGACGTTTATTCAGGGTGTGATGGGTAAAACGCCGCTGGAAGCAGGCAGTATATTGGCGATGATGTCGATTGGCTGGCCGCTGGCCAGTACGCTGAGCGGACGCTTAATGCTGTGGACGTCTTATCGCTTTACGGCAATGCTCGGCGGTATCGTGCTGATTATCGGCAGTCTGACGCTGTTAACCGTTCAACCAGACAGCAATCTCATGTGGGCGAGGCTAGCGGCATTTCTGATCGGTTCGGGAATGGGGCTGAGCAGCACCACGTTTCTGGTATCGATACAAAACTCGGTGGATTACTCTATCCGCGGCATTGCGACGGCTTCCGCCATGTTTACCCGCATGCTGGGTTCCGCGTTGGGAACCGCAATTCTTGGCGCCACGCTGAACATCAATCTACACTGGCGATTGCCGGACGTGAGCGATCCACTCCAGACGCTCATGGATCCGGCCAAGCGTATCCTACTGAGCGTAAACCAGCTCGATACACTGGCCTCGCAAGTCGCCTCGTCAATTCACGGCGTATTTATCGTTTCCGCACTCATCGCTGCTATCACACTGCTTTCCGCCAGAATGATTCCCGCAAGCCAGCGCCCAGGGCAGGTTGAAACCAGAGAGAAATGA
- a CDS encoding ROK family transcriptional regulator — translation MISDGQPGHIDQIKQMNAGAVYRLIDKYGPISRIELSKRAQLAPASITKIVRELLEAHLVQETEYQDVGSRGRPAIGLILDTEAWHYLSARISHNSISLALRDLSSKLVVEEDIPLPAEAPQPLLDRILNEIDQFFIRHQKRLERLTAIAITAPGMIDANKGVIHRMPFYDVEEMAIGPALEQRTGLPVYLQHDICAWTMAEALYGAARDCQNVIQVVIDHNVGAGVITGGRILHARSRNLVEIGHTQVDPYGKRCYCGNHGCLETVASTENMLELAQQRMNTSMSSLLHGSPLNVENLCDAALKGDQLAKDIINDVGNNVGRIVAIMVNLFNPDKILVGSPLNKAASILHPAILGCIQQQSFPPYSHNIQVEATQFYNQGTMPGAALVKDALYNGSLLVKLLQG, via the coding sequence GTGATATCCGACGGTCAACCAGGACACATCGATCAAATCAAACAAATGAATGCCGGCGCGGTGTATCGGCTGATCGATAAGTACGGCCCGATATCACGTATCGAACTGTCCAAACGCGCTCAGCTCGCGCCCGCCAGTATTACCAAAATCGTCCGCGAACTGCTGGAAGCCCATCTGGTGCAGGAAACCGAATACCAGGATGTGGGTAGCAGGGGACGTCCTGCTATCGGGCTGATCCTGGATACCGAAGCCTGGCACTATCTTTCCGCCCGCATCAGCCACAATAGTATTTCCTTGGCGTTGCGCGATCTCAGCAGCAAGCTGGTTGTAGAAGAAGATATCCCGCTTCCCGCAGAAGCGCCGCAACCGCTGCTTGATCGTATTCTGAATGAAATCGACCAGTTTTTTATTCGTCACCAGAAACGACTGGAGCGATTAACCGCAATCGCGATTACCGCGCCGGGCATGATTGACGCCAACAAGGGCGTTATTCACCGCATGCCGTTCTATGACGTTGAGGAAATGGCGATTGGCCCGGCGCTGGAACAGCGTACGGGGCTACCCGTGTATTTGCAGCACGATATTTGTGCCTGGACGATGGCTGAAGCGTTATACGGCGCGGCGCGCGATTGTCAAAATGTCATTCAGGTGGTAATCGACCATAACGTCGGCGCGGGCGTGATTACTGGCGGACGCATCCTGCACGCGAGAAGCCGAAATCTGGTTGAAATCGGGCATACGCAGGTCGATCCCTATGGTAAACGTTGCTATTGCGGCAATCACGGCTGTTTGGAAACGGTCGCCAGCACGGAAAATATGCTGGAGTTAGCGCAGCAGCGCATGAATACATCCATGAGTTCGCTCCTGCATGGTTCACCACTTAACGTTGAGAACCTGTGTGATGCGGCGCTCAAAGGCGATCAATTAGCCAAAGATATCATCAACGATGTCGGCAATAACGTAGGCCGAATTGTTGCCATCATGGTGAATCTCTTCAACCCCGATAAAATTCTGGTGGGTTCCCCCCTGAATAAAGCGGCCAGCATTTTGCACCCCGCCATTTTAGGCTGCATTCAACAGCAGTCATTCCCGCCCTATAGCCATAACATTCAGGTAGAAGCGACCCAGTTCTACAATCAGGGGACAATGCCCGGTGCGGCATTGGTAAAAGACGCTCTCTATAACGGATCGCTGCTGGTTAAACTACTTCAGGGATAA
- a CDS encoding histidinol-phosphate transaminase, translating into MNFLINESDVLNPKRRALLKLSGALLGTAAVTTGLSSRVFAETQPESAAFTAPSADNPIRINFNENPLGMSPKAQAAARDAVVKANRYAKDEILMLGNKLAAHHQVEASSVLLTAGSSEGIRAAIEAYASLDAQLVIPELTYGDGEHFAKIAGIRVTKVKMLDNWAFDIEGLKAAVAGYSGPSIVYLVNPNNPTGTITPADLIEPWIASKPANTMFIVDEAYAEFVNDPRFRSISPMITQGAENIILLKTFSKIHAMAGMRVGYAVAHPKVIALMGRYVAGEKINFSGVDAALASLDDSAFITYSKKSNDVSRQILLKALDDLKLPYLPSEGNFVFHQLVVPLKDYQKHMADAGVLIGRAFPPADNWCRISLGTPQEMQWVADTMREFRNKNWI; encoded by the coding sequence ATGAATTTTTTAATCAATGAAAGCGACGTGTTAAACCCGAAACGCAGAGCATTATTAAAACTTTCTGGCGCCCTGCTGGGGACGGCTGCGGTAACAACCGGATTAAGTTCTCGCGTTTTTGCCGAGACACAACCTGAGAGCGCAGCATTTACCGCGCCTTCGGCCGATAACCCGATCCGCATTAATTTCAACGAAAATCCACTGGGTATGTCACCGAAGGCACAAGCCGCCGCACGTGACGCTGTCGTGAAAGCCAATCGCTATGCAAAGGATGAAATCTTAATGCTTGGCAATAAGCTGGCCGCACACCATCAGGTTGAAGCATCTTCCGTCTTGTTGACGGCTGGATCGTCTGAAGGCATCCGGGCGGCGATTGAAGCCTACGCGTCGCTGGATGCACAACTGGTTATTCCTGAATTAACCTACGGCGATGGCGAGCACTTCGCCAAAATTGCCGGAATCAGGGTGACGAAAGTCAAGATGCTCGATAACTGGGCATTCGATATTGAAGGGTTAAAAGCCGCGGTTGCCGGTTATAGCGGCCCTTCCATCGTTTATCTGGTCAATCCCAATAACCCCACGGGCACGATTACGCCGGCGGATTTAATTGAACCGTGGATTGCCAGCAAACCTGCCAATACGATGTTTATCGTCGATGAAGCCTACGCCGAGTTCGTCAACGATCCGCGTTTTCGTTCTATTTCGCCGATGATTACCCAGGGCGCAGAGAACATTATTTTGCTCAAAACGTTCTCTAAAATACATGCAATGGCCGGTATGCGCGTTGGCTATGCCGTTGCACATCCTAAAGTCATCGCGTTAATGGGTCGGTATGTTGCAGGTGAGAAAATTAACTTTAGCGGCGTGGATGCAGCATTGGCGTCTCTGGACGACTCGGCGTTCATTACCTACAGCAAAAAGAGTAATGATGTGTCGCGTCAAATCCTGCTGAAGGCGCTGGATGACCTGAAGCTGCCTTACTTACCGTCAGAAGGAAACTTTGTTTTCCACCAGTTAGTCGTGCCGCTCAAGGATTACCAAAAGCATATGGCAGATGCAGGTGTACTGATTGGTCGCGCGTTCCCTCCTGCGGATAACTGGTGCCGTATCTCATTAGGGACCCCGCAGGAAATGCAATGGGTAGCCGATACCATGCGCGAATTCCGTAACAAGAACTGGATTTAA
- the tus gene encoding DNA replication terminus site-binding protein, with amino-acid sequence MNRYTLIDRMNRCFQTLEKKLAVMQQQFADYRLLAGRVYSLPPVEKGTEHDPIEHIAVTQYVGQDARDKGLAHFQRLFIHHYPETLSSKSAIRLPGALCFAVNATQYQQAQSLITEINALKKELEQIITVESGLEPEQRFEFVHTHLKGLITLSAYRSLTLLTNPASVRFGWANKHVIKNMTRGELLEQLTKSRNAAKHTAPYTKAQWIEHIEQEIDAVLPLPEDAVLKIKRPVKVQPIARVWYPEQQKQVQHPCPSPLLVLCQQESGGDVPIIGELNPYDANNIKHKHKPKAAELRLLIPRLHLYTDAPE; translated from the coding sequence ATGAATCGCTACACGCTAATCGATCGCATGAACCGCTGTTTCCAAACGTTAGAAAAGAAACTTGCCGTAATGCAACAACAGTTTGCCGACTATCGACTGCTGGCAGGTCGCGTCTATTCCCTTCCCCCTGTGGAAAAAGGAACGGAGCACGATCCTATCGAGCATATCGCCGTAACACAGTACGTCGGGCAAGACGCGCGTGATAAAGGGTTAGCGCACTTTCAGCGTTTGTTCATTCACCACTATCCAGAAACGCTCAGCAGTAAAAGCGCGATTCGCTTACCAGGCGCACTCTGTTTTGCCGTCAACGCCACACAATATCAGCAGGCACAATCGCTTATCACAGAAATCAACGCGCTGAAAAAAGAGCTGGAGCAGATCATCACCGTCGAGTCTGGTCTGGAGCCGGAACAGCGCTTTGAGTTCGTCCACACGCATTTGAAAGGCTTAATTACGCTGAGTGCTTACCGTTCGTTGACGCTCCTAACGAACCCTGCTTCAGTCCGTTTTGGCTGGGCGAATAAGCACGTCATCAAAAATATGACACGTGGGGAACTGCTGGAACAACTGACAAAAAGTCGGAATGCAGCAAAACATACAGCGCCATACACCAAAGCGCAGTGGATTGAGCATATCGAGCAGGAGATTGACGCGGTATTGCCGCTGCCGGAAGACGCCGTCTTGAAGATCAAACGGCCGGTCAAAGTGCAGCCCATCGCTCGCGTGTGGTATCCCGAACAGCAGAAGCAGGTTCAGCATCCCTGCCCGTCCCCTCTGCTTGTGCTTTGCCAGCAGGAGTCCGGTGGCGACGTACCAATTATCGGCGAGCTCAATCCTTATGACGCCAACAACATCAAACATAAGCACAAACCCAAAGCGGCCGAACTTCGTCTGCTCATTCCGCGTTTGCATCTGTATACCGATGCGCCGGAATGA